The proteins below come from a single Staphylococcus sp. MI 10-1553 genomic window:
- a CDS encoding HK97-gp10 family putative phage morphogenesis protein — protein sequence MPAKISRNDIEQGLMRQQLNFKANQKRVLLAGAMSLIPALRKNTPLSDRNKHAKDHISVSNVKTDKDSGESYVTIGYTKGYAHRIHATEFGTMYQQPQLFITKTEKANRDTVFKAMSTAFRRLNK from the coding sequence ATGCCCGCAAAAATTAGTAGAAACGATATAGAACAAGGTCTTATGCGTCAACAACTTAATTTCAAGGCTAATCAAAAGCGTGTATTGCTTGCAGGAGCAATGTCATTGATACCCGCTTTAAGAAAAAACACGCCATTGAGCGATAGAAATAAACACGCTAAAGACCATATATCAGTATCTAATGTAAAAACAGATAAAGACAGCGGAGAAAGTTATGTGACGATCGGTTATACAAAAGGTTATGCGCATCGTATACATGCGACAGAGTTTGGAACAATGTATCAACAACCACAGTTATTCATTACAAAAACAGAAAAAGCAAACAGAGATACAGTATTTAAAGCGATGTCTACTGCTTTTAGGAGGTTGAATAAATGA
- a CDS encoding phage portal protein yields MGIFYREKRELQYNEDDLQMMVQTLPGFQGQPIRSYTDVEAIQHSDIFTAVMMIASDLARMPIRLTNNGEIDFNNKITKLLNIRPNPFYNGYIFKLVVFANSLLTSHGYVEISRDNKGNPVNLAFRKTSEIELKLSPSGRYFYEFKKIDDNGKSTSRKIKFEDMLDIKFYSLDGINGLSLLDTLSKTIDSDNNGKDFLNNFLRNGTHAGGILKMKGVLNDKKARERARTEFHKAFSGTKQAGKVVVLDESMTFDQLEVDTEVLKLIRENKSSTREIAGVFGIPLHKFGIETTNMSITDANLDYLSTLKPYTTCVCAELNFKFNDEFTDVIREFKFDTTEIRVVDEKTQAEIDKINLDSGKTNIDEVRIRDGLPPVPGGYGSIHRVDLNHVNIEMVDDYQMNKSRGTDNKLKGGEENGEGDENR; encoded by the coding sequence TTGGGTATTTTCTACAGAGAAAAACGTGAATTACAGTATAACGAAGATGATTTGCAGATGATGGTACAAACTTTACCAGGCTTTCAAGGGCAACCGATACGGAGCTATACAGACGTTGAAGCTATACAACACAGTGATATTTTTACCGCTGTCATGATGATTGCATCTGATTTAGCGCGTATGCCGATTCGCTTAACGAATAATGGCGAGATTGATTTTAATAACAAAATCACAAAACTTTTAAATATACGTCCTAATCCTTTTTATAACGGCTATATTTTTAAGTTAGTCGTGTTTGCTAACTCTCTACTTACATCGCATGGATATGTCGAAATATCGAGAGATAACAAAGGGAACCCAGTTAATCTTGCGTTTCGTAAGACATCTGAAATCGAGTTGAAATTGAGTCCATCTGGTCGTTATTTTTATGAATTTAAAAAAATAGATGATAACGGAAAATCGACATCACGCAAAATCAAATTCGAAGATATGCTTGATATTAAATTCTACTCGCTAGATGGTATTAACGGATTGTCGTTACTTGATACATTGAGCAAGACTATTGATTCTGATAATAACGGTAAAGACTTTCTAAACAACTTTTTAAGAAACGGTACACATGCAGGCGGAATACTCAAGATGAAAGGTGTGCTTAATGATAAAAAAGCACGCGAGAGAGCTAGAACAGAGTTTCACAAAGCATTTAGTGGTACAAAACAAGCAGGTAAGGTTGTTGTATTAGATGAATCGATGACTTTTGATCAATTAGAAGTTGATACTGAAGTTTTGAAATTGATTCGTGAAAATAAATCATCCACACGTGAGATTGCAGGCGTGTTTGGCATACCGTTGCATAAATTTGGTATTGAAACAACGAATATGAGCATTACAGACGCAAATTTAGACTATCTATCCACACTTAAACCTTATACAACGTGTGTATGTGCCGAGTTGAACTTCAAGTTTAACGATGAATTTACTGACGTTATACGAGAGTTCAAGTTTGATACAACTGAAATACGTGTTGTTGATGAGAAAACACAAGCTGAGATTGATAAGATTAATCTTGATAGTGGTAAAACGAATATCGATGAAGTGCGTATACGTGATGGATTACCACCCGTTCCAGGCGGTTATGGTAGTATCCACCGTGTTGATTTAAATCACGTCAACATTGAAATGGTTGATGATTATCAGATGAATAAATCACGTGGCACTGATAATAAATTGAAAGGTGGTGAGGAAAATGGAGAAGGAGACGAGAACAGGTAA
- a CDS encoding phage head completion protein, with protein MRFDSNRLNERVTFYEDISKSIKGLPQKPITKELYSCYASVQDAKESDTQTSIQNSTEFIKTIIIRDPRGDYNPTNKHYVLHDGNRYDVVYVKKDYQDKSFIRIYCKVVI; from the coding sequence ATGCGGTTCGATTCGAATAGATTAAATGAGCGTGTAACGTTTTATGAAGATATCAGTAAGTCGATAAAAGGATTACCGCAAAAACCAATTACAAAAGAGTTATATAGTTGTTATGCATCTGTACAAGACGCGAAAGAGTCTGACACACAGACGAGTATTCAAAACAGTACAGAATTCATCAAAACAATTATTATACGCGATCCACGCGGTGATTATAATCCAACAAATAAGCATTACGTATTGCATGATGGTAATCGTTATGATGTGGTTTATGTCAAAAAGGATTATCAAGATAAATCATTCATACGTATTTATTGTAAGGTCGTGATTTGA
- a CDS encoding HK97 family phage prohead protease, with protein sequence MEKETRTGNIVEVRSNDDNDMFIEGYALKFDTWSENLGGFKETISKQALENTDLSDVRCLVDHLPSQIIGRTTAGTLDLTIDDTGLKYRCKLPNTTFARDLYENMRVGNINQCSFGFMLDSDGDEMRFDEKEGIYKRTLKAIRELTDVSVVTYPAYKDTDVKPALRSIENFEHEKRKNEIRQRIEKLKIR encoded by the coding sequence ATGGAGAAGGAGACGAGAACAGGTAATATCGTTGAGGTTCGTTCTAATGATGATAATGACATGTTTATCGAGGGCTATGCTTTAAAATTCGACACATGGTCAGAAAATTTAGGTGGTTTTAAAGAAACTATCTCAAAACAAGCATTAGAAAACACTGATTTATCAGACGTACGTTGTTTAGTCGACCACTTACCATCTCAAATTATCGGTAGGACGACGGCGGGTACACTCGATTTAACTATTGATGACACAGGTTTGAAATATCGTTGTAAGTTACCAAACACAACATTTGCGCGTGATCTATATGAAAACATGCGAGTGGGCAATATTAACCAATGTTCATTTGGTTTTATGCTTGATAGCGACGGCGATGAAATGCGTTTCGATGAAAAAGAAGGTATTTACAAACGTACATTAAAGGCAATCCGAGAACTTACAGATGTGTCTGTTGTAACTTATCCCGCTTATAAAGATACAGACGTAAAACCTGCATTGAGAAGCATTGAGAACTTCGAACATGAAAAACGCAAAAACGAAATTAGACAAAGAATTGAAAAATTAAAAATTCGGTGA
- a CDS encoding phage major capsid protein, with protein sequence MDKIQILLGKIEDTKRQIDLKVKFATRALDNDELEKAEQLEEEISNLRSELKAKEEELASLKDEDDNTESDTVTATDERSTRSQNFNAFDLGVIPETKVTSQEVRDFTAYLESRNDIKGGSLKTDSGFVVIPEEIVTDILKLKEVEFNLDKYVTIKKVTNGSGKYPVVRQSEVAALPEVEELAENPELAVKPFFELAYDIKTRRGYFRISREAIEDSKINVLQELKLWLARTIAATRNKAIIDVIQKGGKGEKGEQTKLETIPATGIDGLKDAVNLHIKPNYEHNVAIVSQTMFAKLDKAKDLLGNYLIQPDVKEKSQQRLLGAKIEILPDEMLGEKGNEKLIFGNLKDALVLFDRSQYQAAWTDYMHFGECLMVAVRQDVRILDYKSAIVIDYKDPKPQEEEVQSI encoded by the coding sequence ATGGACAAAATTCAAATCTTGCTTGGAAAAATTGAAGATACCAAGCGTCAAATTGATTTAAAAGTTAAATTTGCAACACGCGCACTTGATAATGATGAATTGGAGAAAGCTGAACAGTTGGAAGAAGAAATCTCTAACTTACGTTCAGAATTAAAAGCGAAAGAAGAAGAACTTGCCTCATTAAAAGACGAGGACGATAACACAGAATCAGATACAGTAACGGCTACTGACGAACGTTCTACTCGCTCACAAAATTTCAACGCTTTTGATTTAGGTGTTATTCCCGAAACTAAAGTAACGTCACAAGAAGTTCGTGATTTTACAGCTTATCTTGAATCACGTAACGACATTAAAGGTGGTTCATTAAAAACTGACTCAGGCTTTGTAGTAATCCCCGAAGAAATCGTTACAGACATCTTAAAGTTGAAAGAAGTTGAATTCAACTTAGATAAGTATGTAACAATTAAAAAAGTTACTAATGGATCAGGTAAATATCCAGTAGTACGTCAATCAGAAGTTGCAGCGTTACCGGAAGTTGAAGAACTTGCAGAAAACCCTGAACTTGCTGTAAAACCTTTCTTTGAGTTAGCTTACGACATCAAAACACGTCGTGGATATTTCCGAATTTCTCGAGAAGCAATCGAAGATAGCAAAATCAACGTGTTACAAGAATTGAAATTGTGGTTAGCACGTACAATCGCAGCAACACGTAACAAAGCAATCATCGATGTAATCCAAAAAGGTGGTAAAGGTGAAAAAGGCGAACAAACTAAATTAGAAACAATCCCTGCTACTGGTATCGATGGATTAAAAGACGCTGTTAACTTACACATCAAACCGAATTACGAACACAACGTTGCAATCGTATCACAAACAATGTTCGCAAAATTAGACAAAGCGAAAGACTTGTTAGGTAACTACTTAATCCAACCTGATGTGAAAGAGAAATCTCAACAACGCTTATTAGGCGCTAAAATTGAGATTTTACCAGATGAAATGCTTGGAGAAAAAGGTAACGAAAAACTTATTTTCGGTAACTTAAAAGACGCATTAGTGTTATTCGACCGTTCTCAATATCAAGCGGCTTGGACAGATTACATGCACTTTGGTGAGTGTTTAATGGTTGCAGTGCGTCAAGACGTACGTATTTTAGATTACAAATCCGCAATTGTTATTGATTATAAAGACCCTAAACCGCAAGAAGAAGAAGTTCAATCAATCTAA
- a CDS encoding terminase large subunit produces MIDYTTLYAQKVVNGDILASKKNIAVAKRHLNDLKNPPEGCYWDVEKANKAIKFIEMLPDPKTNEPMPLMLFQKFIVGSIYGWRRNGRYRRYTKGYISMSRKQGKSLTVSGISLNELLFGQYPKYNRQIYVSSSTYKQAQTIFKMASQQIKLLRSQSDYIRKSTDVRKTDLAHIASESVFEPLSNNPDAVDGKDPTVAILDELASMPDDEMYSRFKTGMTLQKNPLTLLISTAGDNLNSQMYQEYKYIAKILSGEVKADNYFVYCAEMDSEEEVNDESLWVKAMPLLESDEHRDTILRNIKSDIQDELEKGTSFHKILIKNFNLWQANKEDSLINISEWESVEINKNDYNLYGRDVYIGVDLSRLDDLTSVGFIFPNDNESVLIDSYSFIGLRTTLEQKAKRDKINYEYIVNQGEAETTTSESGMIDYKRVIEYILQVVEEYDLNVIAVCYDPWNAQSFITSLETMMIDWPLIEVGQSFKSLSQTIKQFRMWVADKKVRHFGNHLLTVAVNNAVLMYDGEDNVKINKKLNRQKIDPIISVITAFSEARMHEFETDWSSIYESDEFGF; encoded by the coding sequence ATGATTGACTACACGACTCTTTACGCACAAAAAGTTGTTAATGGCGATATATTAGCCAGTAAAAAGAATATAGCTGTTGCTAAACGCCATTTAAATGATTTGAAAAACCCGCCAGAGGGTTGTTATTGGGACGTTGAGAAAGCGAACAAAGCTATTAAGTTTATTGAGATGTTACCAGACCCTAAAACGAACGAACCTATGCCACTAATGCTATTTCAAAAATTTATTGTAGGTAGTATTTATGGTTGGCGTCGTAATGGGAGATACAGACGATATACAAAGGGCTATATTAGTATGTCGAGGAAACAGGGAAAGTCACTTACTGTTAGCGGAATTTCATTAAACGAATTACTTTTTGGACAATATCCTAAGTATAACCGGCAAATTTACGTATCATCTTCTACTTATAAGCAAGCACAAACTATTTTTAAAATGGCTAGTCAACAAATCAAGTTATTGCGTTCGCAAAGTGATTATATCCGTAAATCTACTGACGTTCGTAAAACTGATTTAGCACACATTGCGTCAGAAAGCGTATTTGAGCCACTATCAAACAATCCTGATGCTGTGGACGGTAAAGACCCAACTGTCGCAATTTTAGACGAGCTGGCGAGTATGCCGGACGATGAGATGTATTCACGTTTTAAAACAGGTATGACATTACAGAAGAACCCTCTCACTCTCTTAATTTCGACAGCGGGCGACAATTTGAATAGTCAGATGTACCAAGAATATAAGTACATTGCTAAAATTCTTTCAGGAGAAGTTAAAGCTGACAATTACTTTGTTTATTGCGCTGAAATGGACTCGGAGGAAGAAGTTAACGATGAATCACTGTGGGTTAAAGCGATGCCGTTACTTGAATCTGATGAGCATAGGGATACAATTCTACGTAATATTAAATCAGATATTCAAGATGAGTTAGAAAAAGGCACATCATTCCACAAGATACTGATTAAAAACTTTAACTTATGGCAGGCAAATAAAGAAGATAGTTTGATTAATATTAGCGAATGGGAATCAGTCGAAATTAATAAAAATGACTATAACCTTTACGGGCGTGATGTTTATATTGGTGTCGATTTATCACGTTTAGATGACTTGACTTCTGTTGGTTTTATTTTCCCAAACGATAATGAATCGGTTTTAATCGATAGTTATTCGTTCATAGGTTTACGAACCACATTAGAACAAAAAGCAAAGCGAGATAAGATTAATTATGAATATATAGTTAATCAAGGAGAAGCGGAAACGACGACATCAGAAAGTGGCATGATTGATTATAAACGTGTGATTGAATACATTTTGCAAGTTGTTGAGGAATATGACTTAAATGTTATTGCTGTTTGTTATGATCCATGGAATGCGCAGTCGTTTATCACAAGTTTGGAAACAATGATGATTGACTGGCCATTGATCGAAGTTGGGCAAAGCTTTAAAAGTCTATCGCAAACTATCAAGCAATTTAGAATGTGGGTAGCAGATAAAAAGGTACGTCATTTTGGAAATCATCTTCTTACTGTTGCAGTTAATAACGCGGTATTGATGTACGATGGTGAAGATAATGTAAAAATCAATAAGAAATTGAACAGGCAAAAGATTGACCCTATTATTTCGGTCATTACTGCATTTAGTGAGGCGAGAATGCATGAGTTCGAGACGGATTGGTCATCTATTTATGAAAGTGATGAGTTTGGTTTTTAG
- a CDS encoding head-tail connector protein: protein MIDLELLKKHCKIDHNFENDLLEMYYEWAKQDIAAAITDDLNWLETQPLFKAAIFPLTAYYYENRIAYTERKLDYAPHMVLSVVHKLRDAYAVRFE from the coding sequence GTGATTGATCTCGAACTATTAAAAAAGCATTGTAAAATCGACCATAATTTTGAAAACGACTTACTGGAAATGTATTACGAGTGGGCAAAACAGGATATAGCAGCAGCAATCACTGATGACCTTAATTGGTTAGAAACGCAACCGCTTTTTAAAGCTGCTATATTCCCGCTCACTGCTTATTATTATGAAAATCGAATCGCTTATACTGAGCGGAAATTAGACTATGCACCGCATATGGTTTTGAGTGTAGTGCATAAATTGAGGGACGCATATGCGGTTCGATTCGAATAG